Proteins from a genomic interval of Desulfofustis limnaeus:
- a CDS encoding DMT family transporter, with protein MRTAPTALLLTATTFLWGGTFIAGRLVAGDMPPLTASFLRFVIATAAMIPLVLVNEGIPVLPDRKQLISILFLGLSGIFSYNIFFFTGLSQISASRAALIIACTPLAIAIASSILFREPLTRSHCAGIILSLIGAILVISNGHVYALITGGFGSGELALLGCVGSWTIYTLIGKGILRTMPPLSCVFYAVLAGTAMLAVPALNDGLLDILPTIEPMAWISLAYLGIGGTSLGFSWYYRGIKAIGPSRAGVYINLVPVFAVLQSWLLLSETVKPIVLVGGVLVCLGVFVVNRPSVRPLRG; from the coding sequence ATGCGAACCGCACCGACCGCCTTGCTTCTGACGGCAACCACTTTTCTCTGGGGCGGAACCTTCATTGCCGGCCGGTTGGTAGCCGGCGATATGCCGCCGCTGACCGCTTCTTTTCTGCGCTTTGTCATTGCCACCGCCGCCATGATCCCCCTGGTGCTGGTAAACGAGGGAATCCCGGTGCTGCCCGATCGAAAACAGCTGATTTCCATCCTTTTTCTCGGTCTTTCAGGAATATTCTCCTATAACATCTTTTTCTTTACCGGCCTGAGCCAGATCAGTGCCAGCCGGGCCGCACTGATCATAGCTTGCACCCCACTCGCCATTGCCATCGCTTCCAGCATTTTGTTTCGAGAACCGCTCACGCGATCACACTGCGCCGGCATTATCCTCTCCCTGATCGGCGCCATCCTAGTCATCAGCAACGGCCATGTATACGCCCTGATCACCGGTGGCTTCGGCAGCGGTGAGCTTGCTTTGCTCGGCTGTGTCGGCAGCTGGACCATCTACACCCTTATCGGTAAAGGAATACTACGGACCATGCCGCCGCTCTCCTGTGTATTCTATGCCGTTCTCGCCGGGACGGCGATGCTCGCCGTCCCGGCCCTCAACGACGGCCTGCTCGATATCCTGCCAACCATCGAACCGATGGCCTGGATCAGCCTCGCCTATCTCGGCATCGGTGGCACCAGTCTCGGCTTTTCCTGGTATTACCGGGGAATCAAGGCAATCGGACCGAGCCGGGCCGGCGTATACATTAATCTGGTACCGGTGTTTGCCGTCCTGCAGTCGTGGCTCCTGCTGTCGGAAACCGTAAAGCCGATCGTTCTTGTCGGAGGGGTCTTGGTCTGCCTCGGGGTCTTTGTCGTCAACCGACCCAGTGTCAGGCCCCTGAGGGGCTGA
- a CDS encoding response regulator — protein sequence MHLRDGVIVAAEAEPLSGNGAAMEIARWQGAMITEIDAEPVIRKNVTYSLQDIQDLFDRFVIKGASASSFDDLEALDQAVLLIHQFKYPEAGRLLAQLLKHNRFNYLGWLWYSRLLKTFDSIKKALAEAQKWGDHDSTVWIEVKKTGLGMASCSTGEIKRCLFCWTPIDADTSRCGYCRAVQAFGKEKPALDLKKSEVITGINRYINAFKEDRQNGRIGYVLAVGFFNLKQYEKAAKYLKWIASLAPDKPLYSRSLQFLIPFVMDNRQQEEQPRPSRRIAEVKPNRPADGSGPPIILVVEDSPTARKVISVVLKREGFGVVEAGSGEDALAVVKTLNPGLILLDVMLPDTTGFDLLPRLRDFDQLAETPVIMLTGRKNSTDKLKGLMAGSTEYLTKPFDPQKLTSIIRKYL from the coding sequence TTGCATCTACGTGACGGGGTTATCGTCGCTGCTGAAGCCGAGCCGCTCAGCGGTAACGGCGCTGCCATGGAAATAGCCCGATGGCAGGGGGCAATGATAACCGAGATCGATGCTGAACCGGTCATCCGCAAAAACGTCACGTACTCCCTCCAAGATATCCAGGATCTGTTCGATCGGTTTGTGATCAAGGGAGCTTCTGCCTCCAGTTTTGACGATCTTGAGGCTCTCGACCAAGCGGTCCTGCTCATTCACCAGTTCAAATACCCTGAGGCGGGGAGGCTCCTGGCGCAGTTGTTGAAACACAACCGCTTCAACTATCTGGGCTGGCTCTGGTATTCACGTCTGCTGAAGACCTTTGATTCGATAAAAAAAGCGTTGGCCGAGGCGCAAAAATGGGGTGACCACGATTCGACCGTCTGGATCGAGGTGAAAAAAACCGGTCTTGGTATGGCCAGCTGTAGCACTGGTGAAATCAAACGGTGCCTGTTTTGCTGGACGCCGATTGATGCCGACACTAGCCGGTGCGGTTATTGCCGGGCGGTGCAAGCCTTCGGCAAGGAGAAGCCGGCGCTGGATCTGAAAAAGAGCGAGGTGATCACCGGCATCAATCGTTACATCAACGCCTTCAAGGAGGATAGGCAAAACGGCAGAATCGGCTATGTGCTGGCTGTGGGCTTCTTCAACCTGAAACAATATGAAAAAGCCGCCAAATATCTGAAGTGGATAGCCTCATTGGCTCCCGATAAACCGTTGTATAGCCGTTCGCTGCAGTTTCTCATCCCCTTCGTGATGGATAATCGTCAGCAGGAAGAACAGCCTCGACCTTCTCGTCGTATTGCCGAAGTAAAGCCAAACAGACCTGCGGATGGTAGCGGTCCGCCGATTATTTTGGTGGTCGAAGATAGCCCCACGGCGCGTAAGGTCATCAGTGTCGTTTTAAAAAGGGAGGGGTTCGGTGTTGTCGAGGCTGGTTCCGGGGAGGACGCTCTCGCGGTTGTCAAGACGCTCAACCCCGGGTTGATTCTGCTCGATGTGATGTTGCCGGACACCACCGGGTTCGATTTGTTACCACGGTTGCGTGATTTCGATCAACTGGCTGAGACTCCGGTGATCATGTTGACCGGGAGGAAGAATTCGACGGATAAACTCAAAGGGCTGATGGCCGGTTCAACCGAATACCTGACCAAACCGTTTGATCCCCAGAAATTGACCTCCATTATTAGGAAATATCTTTGA
- a CDS encoding chemotaxis protein CheW, with product MTEIAKNPVAHLDVLIDKIDQAINAAADPQAAKLGSVLFTGLRQAAQGRSYILVSIGTARLAILLEDVVEVGDLPMLTRLPNVPSWLRGIVNVRGEIVSVVDLPRFLEWHVDSTVQRKRMVIIQQRSVKTALSIDAVLGMHRRTEQTEMISGSPPLLGQDGSLLPSALILDGQPYYLLNCQALFTSKRFVDVRHL from the coding sequence ATGACAGAAATCGCCAAGAATCCAGTAGCCCACCTAGACGTTCTCATCGATAAGATCGATCAGGCCATCAACGCTGCTGCCGACCCCCAGGCGGCGAAGCTTGGCAGTGTCCTCTTTACCGGGTTGAGGCAGGCGGCGCAGGGACGGAGTTATATTCTCGTGTCCATCGGAACGGCACGTCTGGCGATTCTTCTGGAGGATGTGGTCGAAGTCGGGGACTTGCCGATGCTCACCCGCTTACCCAATGTCCCGTCCTGGCTGCGCGGGATTGTCAACGTCCGTGGCGAGATTGTTTCTGTGGTCGATTTGCCGCGATTTCTGGAATGGCATGTCGATTCGACAGTGCAACGCAAGAGGATGGTCATCATCCAACAGAGATCGGTAAAGACGGCACTCAGCATTGATGCTGTCCTCGGTATGCATCGGCGAACCGAGCAGACTGAGATGATTAGCGGTAGTCCTCCCCTTCTTGGCCAGGACGGATCACTCCTGCCGTCCGCCTTAATACTAGACGGACAGCCCTATTATCTTCTGAATTGTCAGGCCTTGTTTACCAGTAAACGATTTGTCGATGTCCGGCATCTCTGA
- a CDS encoding hybrid sensor histidine kinase/response regulator — protein sequence MPQDGRETLKNEFIAEVAGYVDLIADRLRSLRNNPDDRDRLRQIYRLFHTIKGSAAQLELIELSASARIAEDLLEAVLFAGRSVAIDEMIFLEDVDERIGAYCKNGSAQSTAGADLLQAVLVTYRELFGQDDDERTFEEDYEHLCRGGGIVSSPPGYTVETLIEQIFDGVRRIQERLSTGAVDRQTTIEDLSRLRRLVFAVEARAEADGEDVPAPFTVALVSFIDWLSSDIVLIAEQGADLLADYLGFFVLLLKNSGRIEPAKTARVIESMAQVRKIAEMMEPSRQTDDITELLDETDLLVDESDLLTGDAFSFPDSAEEQELSTDRGIEDLADSGGGFDEDEMDLREIFVAESEAHLQLIGNALISLDRIVTSSQEVQGEVAERLAEMRRAVHTLKGAAAMTGLEELSGLAHRCEDLLDSFFIPGRQMAPQDVKVLGDAADLLESLALHPEQLSGDETAVLTARIGKILSTAGTDPSHGSIEADTLLSQSEQGDAVLAAAPLLLEADVPTEQDKRPEPHLGAEMPDRHVVPDHHPVADSAHIRVRLDNLDELVGLENELVVLRSAMDQRLTELSRAIGELDFAGDKLKTISHELESGFEVESLLGFGRGVQAVAAGGSKRGGAADFAEFDPIELDRYTRLHLIIRSLNELTVDVGSIYHGLSGLVHEMRGHVANQQLVMRVMQDKLTRVRMTPLSAVSRALFRTVRTSAAELGKQVRLVIEGEDVFLDRFIWNKVTDPIMHMLRNAVDHGIEHEAERKAAGKPVQGIIRLTAVQRGSHVVLEIADDGRGIDTEVIRRKLVARGSAEPDAEFSAVELLDHLFLPGFSTRDTVSRLSGRGVGLDVVRQNLKELRGSVRVQSSTGVGTTFVLRIPVSLSINRAAIVLVGTEKYAVPLQDILEIRRLPATALVVGDTLQAEIGEERVPFKDLASLFGLREGFPETFVGEKEIPVLLVEAEHGRVALAIDGIVEQQEIIVKGLGSHLQHIEGIGGVTIMGDGSLIPILNISELAAPERRAAVESMAAETGPDETPFTVMVVDDSVSVRQSVARLIKQNGWVPILATDGVDAVEKIEKAAPDTVILDIEMPRMNGFEFLGIIRSQERYRRIPVIMLTSRYSEKHQKKAEELGADHYVIKPYKEEQFVAVLQRLAAETKS from the coding sequence ATGCCTCAAGATGGTAGAGAAACGCTGAAAAATGAGTTTATTGCCGAGGTTGCCGGCTATGTCGATCTCATTGCGGATCGACTGCGTTCTCTGCGCAACAACCCCGATGACCGGGACCGCCTGCGCCAAATCTATCGTTTGTTCCACACCATCAAAGGTTCGGCAGCCCAACTGGAGCTAATTGAATTGAGCGCTAGCGCCAGGATTGCTGAAGACCTCCTGGAAGCGGTTCTCTTTGCCGGGCGTTCAGTCGCCATCGACGAGATGATTTTTCTGGAAGATGTCGATGAGCGCATTGGAGCGTATTGTAAAAATGGATCGGCCCAGTCGACGGCCGGGGCAGACTTGCTGCAGGCTGTTCTGGTTACCTATCGGGAGTTGTTTGGTCAAGACGATGATGAGCGGACTTTCGAAGAGGATTACGAACATCTCTGCCGGGGGGGTGGAATTGTTTCGTCACCGCCCGGATACACGGTTGAAACTTTGATCGAGCAGATCTTCGACGGTGTTCGCAGGATCCAGGAGCGGTTGTCTACAGGTGCTGTGGATCGGCAGACAACCATCGAGGACCTGAGCCGCTTGCGCCGTCTGGTCTTTGCTGTCGAAGCGCGGGCCGAGGCTGACGGGGAAGATGTCCCGGCCCCGTTTACCGTGGCCCTGGTTTCCTTCATTGATTGGCTATCGTCGGATATTGTTTTGATTGCCGAACAGGGTGCTGACCTCCTTGCCGATTACCTCGGTTTCTTTGTCTTGCTCCTGAAGAATTCTGGTAGGATCGAACCGGCAAAGACCGCTCGGGTGATCGAGTCAATGGCGCAGGTCCGTAAAATTGCAGAAATGATGGAGCCCTCCAGGCAAACCGACGACATCACCGAGTTGCTCGACGAAACGGATTTGCTCGTTGACGAGAGTGATCTGTTGACCGGGGATGCCTTCAGTTTTCCAGATTCTGCCGAGGAACAAGAGCTCTCCACGGACCGAGGGATTGAAGACCTTGCTGATTCGGGGGGCGGATTCGACGAAGACGAGATGGATTTGAGAGAGATCTTCGTTGCCGAGAGTGAAGCCCATCTCCAGCTGATCGGTAACGCTTTGATCTCTCTCGACAGGATTGTCACCTCTTCGCAGGAGGTACAAGGGGAGGTGGCGGAGCGCTTGGCCGAGATGAGACGTGCCGTGCACACGCTGAAAGGTGCGGCCGCCATGACCGGGCTTGAAGAGCTGTCCGGGCTTGCTCATCGTTGCGAAGATCTTCTTGATTCCTTCTTTATCCCGGGCCGACAGATGGCCCCGCAAGACGTCAAGGTTCTGGGTGATGCTGCCGATTTGCTGGAGTCGTTGGCTCTGCACCCGGAGCAGTTATCCGGTGATGAGACGGCTGTTCTTACCGCCCGGATCGGCAAGATCCTCTCTACTGCCGGAACCGATCCGTCGCACGGTTCGATCGAAGCCGACACTTTGCTGTCTCAATCGGAGCAGGGTGACGCGGTTCTCGCTGCGGCGCCGCTTCTGCTTGAAGCAGACGTCCCGACAGAGCAGGACAAACGACCTGAACCACATCTAGGCGCGGAGATGCCTGATCGGCACGTTGTTCCCGACCACCATCCGGTTGCCGACAGTGCCCACATCCGGGTACGCCTCGACAACCTGGACGAACTGGTGGGGCTGGAGAACGAGTTGGTCGTTTTACGCAGCGCCATGGATCAGCGGCTGACCGAGCTGTCCCGGGCAATCGGTGAACTTGATTTCGCCGGTGACAAGCTCAAAACCATTTCCCATGAGTTGGAAAGCGGCTTTGAAGTTGAATCGCTGCTCGGTTTTGGTCGTGGAGTCCAGGCAGTGGCGGCTGGAGGCTCGAAACGAGGAGGGGCGGCGGATTTTGCCGAGTTCGACCCGATTGAGCTGGATCGATACACGCGGCTACACTTGATTATACGAAGTCTTAACGAACTGACAGTCGATGTGGGTTCGATCTATCACGGTCTTTCCGGACTCGTTCATGAGATGCGTGGTCATGTTGCCAATCAGCAACTGGTGATGCGGGTCATGCAGGACAAACTGACGAGGGTCAGAATGACGCCGTTGTCCGCCGTCAGCCGGGCGCTTTTTCGAACGGTACGAACCAGTGCGGCGGAGTTGGGCAAACAGGTGCGTCTGGTCATCGAGGGTGAGGATGTGTTTCTCGATCGGTTCATCTGGAACAAAGTGACCGACCCGATCATGCACATGTTGCGCAATGCCGTTGATCACGGCATAGAGCACGAAGCGGAACGCAAGGCTGCCGGCAAGCCTGTGCAGGGCATTATTCGGTTGACCGCGGTGCAGCGGGGCAGCCATGTCGTGCTGGAAATTGCCGATGACGGCAGAGGGATCGATACCGAGGTAATCAGGCGCAAGCTGGTTGCTCGCGGAAGTGCCGAGCCGGATGCTGAATTCTCTGCGGTGGAGTTGCTCGATCACCTCTTCCTGCCAGGATTCAGTACCCGTGATACGGTAAGCCGTCTGTCGGGAAGAGGTGTTGGACTCGATGTGGTTCGCCAGAATCTGAAGGAACTGAGGGGATCGGTCAGGGTGCAGTCCAGCACCGGGGTGGGTACGACTTTTGTGTTGCGCATTCCGGTGTCACTCTCCATAAACAGGGCCGCGATCGTTTTGGTCGGTACCGAGAAGTATGCCGTTCCCCTACAGGACATTCTGGAGATTCGTCGGCTGCCGGCCACCGCGCTGGTCGTGGGAGACACTCTGCAGGCGGAGATTGGCGAGGAACGGGTCCCTTTCAAGGATCTGGCTTCTCTTTTCGGGCTCAGGGAGGGGTTTCCCGAAACCTTTGTGGGAGAAAAAGAAATCCCGGTATTGCTGGTTGAAGCAGAGCATGGCCGGGTTGCCTTGGCCATTGACGGCATCGTCGAGCAGCAGGAAATCATCGTCAAGGGTCTCGGGTCGCATTTGCAGCATATCGAGGGGATCGGTGGGGTGACCATCATGGGAGATGGTTCGCTGATACCCATCCTTAACATAAGTGAACTGGCGGCGCCGGAGAGGCGAGCGGCTGTGGAGTCGATGGCGGCGGAGACAGGACCGGACGAGACTCCTTTTACCGTCATGGTGGTCGACGATTCCGTCAGTGTCCGGCAGAGTGTGGCTCGACTGATCAAACAGAATGGTTGGGTGCCGATTCTTGCGACGGACGGGGTGGATGCCGTGGAGAAGATCGAAAAGGCCGCGCCCGACACTGTCATCCTGGACATTGAGATGCCGCGTATGAACGGATTCGAGTTTCTGGGGATTATACGCAGCCAGGAGCGATACCGACGAATCCCAGTTATCATGCTGACCTCACGTTATTCGGAAAAGCATCAGAAAAAGGCGGAAGAACTCGGGGCAGACCATTATGTGATCAAACCGTACAAAGAAGAACAGTTCGTCGCTGTTCTGCAGCGTCTGGCCGCAGAGACGAAGTCGTGA
- a CDS encoding chemotaxis protein CheW produces the protein MVKTFSVVQGGPYRLAVDRDHLVKVYPERNDSVEILADWQVFRKEQGDGAADSVLYDLKEVFSHHQERSEGPGCLVILAERETVVGIIVEVLESSHELTDDQLQPLPPPFPEACRRFFPRLAICGKQAVPVLTIAVLQAIATSGKRS, from the coding sequence GTGGTGAAAACCTTCAGCGTTGTCCAGGGCGGGCCGTATCGTTTGGCTGTAGATCGGGATCACCTGGTTAAAGTCTATCCGGAACGAAACGATTCCGTCGAGATCCTGGCTGACTGGCAGGTCTTTAGAAAGGAACAGGGAGACGGTGCGGCCGATAGTGTCCTCTACGATTTGAAGGAGGTGTTTTCTCACCACCAGGAGAGGTCTGAGGGACCCGGCTGTTTGGTGATCCTGGCCGAGCGGGAGACGGTTGTCGGCATAATCGTAGAGGTGTTGGAGTCCAGCCATGAACTCACCGATGACCAGCTGCAGCCGCTACCGCCACCGTTTCCGGAAGCGTGCCGGCGCTTTTTCCCCCGTCTTGCCATCTGTGGAAAACAGGCGGTGCCGGTGTTAACCATAGCTGTGCTGCAGGCTATCGCCACGTCGGGGAAAAGGTCGTGA
- a CDS encoding chemotaxis protein CheW, which translates to MTVGQRLRQGTEMMSNTREIVLIKAAVQSIRKREVFWILSKSQIEHVVQDLPLVPVPFSPRYLRGVGAWQGLVLPVVSLERYFGFKPVQSSTVKRQAIVKTTTCAAPTTITRLLIDVTYDLRIRPSITDCVPVRVANEDLAARGLQGIYEWGADSLLLLPDIMVVASGGAAVGS; encoded by the coding sequence GTGACGGTCGGACAGCGGTTGCGCCAGGGAACGGAAATGATGAGCAATACACGCGAAATAGTGTTGATAAAAGCGGCCGTTCAGTCGATCCGGAAACGAGAGGTCTTCTGGATTCTCAGCAAAAGCCAGATTGAACATGTCGTGCAGGATCTTCCCCTTGTCCCGGTACCGTTTTCTCCTCGTTATCTGCGGGGCGTGGGAGCATGGCAGGGGCTTGTTTTGCCGGTGGTGAGCTTGGAGCGTTATTTTGGCTTCAAACCGGTACAGAGCAGCACGGTAAAAAGGCAAGCCATCGTCAAGACCACTACTTGTGCTGCGCCCACCACCATAACCCGACTGCTGATCGATGTAACCTACGATCTTCGCATCAGGCCGTCGATCACCGATTGTGTTCCCGTGCGAGTAGCCAATGAGGACTTGGCGGCGCGTGGTTTACAAGGGATATACGAATGGGGAGCGGACTCCTTATTGCTGCTGCCTGACATCATGGTGGTCGCTTCGGGAGGTGCAGCGGTCGGGTCATGA